caccacagctacactcattctcccctccacagctacactcattctccacacaGCTAAACTCATCCTCCCcgccacagctacactcattctccacaccacagctacactcattctcccctccacagctacactcattctccccacagctacactcattctccccaccacagctacactcattctcccctccacagctacactcattctcctctccacagctacactcattctcccctccacagctacactcattctcccctccacagctacactcattctcccctccacagctacactcattctccccaccacagctacactcattctcccctccacagctacactcattccccctccacagctacactcattctccccaccacagcaacacgcattctccccaccacagcaacactcattctccccaccacatctacactcattctcccctccacagctacactcattctcccctccacagcgacactcattctccccaccacagctacactcattctccgcacagcaacactcattctccccaccacagttacactcattctccccaccacagctacactcattctcccctccacagctacactcattctccccaccacagttacactcattctcccctccacagctacactcattctccccaccacagctacaatcattctcccctccacagctacactcgttctccccaccacagctacactcattctccacaccacagctacactcattctaccctccacagctacactcattctccccaccacagctacactcattctccccaccacagctacactcattctccccaccacagttacactcattctcccctccacagctacaatcattctcccctccacagctacactcattctcccctccacagctacactcattctccccaccacagctacactcattctcccctccacagctacactcattctcccctccacagctacactcattctcccctccacagctacactcattctcccctccacagctacactcattctcccctccacagctacactcgttctccccaccacagctacactcattctccccaccacagctacactcattctcccctccacagctacactcattctccccttcacagctacactcattctcccctccacagctacactcattctccccaccacagctacactcattctcccctccacagctacacgcattctcccctccacagctacactcattctcccctccacaactACACtcgttctcccctccacagctacactccttctcacctccacagctacactcattctcccctccacagctaccctcgttctcccctccacagctaccctcgttctcccctccacagctacactcattctccccaccacagctacactcattctcccctccacagctacacacattctcccctccacagctacactcattctcccctccacagctacactcattctccacacagctacacgcattctctccaccacagctacactcattctccccaccacagctaaagtcattctccactccacagctacactcattctcccctccacagctacactcattctcaccaccacagctacactcattctccccaccacagcgacactcattctcccctccacagctacactcattctccccaccacagctacactcattctccccaccacagctacactcattctcccctccacagctacactcattctccccaccacagctacactcattctccccaccacagctacactcattctcccctccacagctacactcattctccccaccacagctacactcattctcccctccacagcgacactcattctcccctccacagctacactcattctccactccacagctacacacattctccccaccacagctacactcattctccccaccacagcgacactcattctccccaccacagctaccctcgttctccccaccacagctacactcattctccccaccacagctaaagtcattctccactccacagctacactcattctcccctccaccgctacactcattctcccctccacagctacactcattctccccaccacagctacactcattctccccaccacagctacactcattctcccctccacagctacactcattctcccctccacagctacactcattctcccctccacagctacactcattctccccaccacagctacactcattctccactccacagctacactcattctcccctccacagctacactcattctccccaccacagctaccctcgttctcccctccacagctacactccttctcacctccacagctacactcattccccctccacagctacactcattctccacacagctacactcattctccccaccacagctacactcattcacccctccacagctacactcattctccccaccacagcgacactcattctccccaccacagcaacactcattctcccctccacagctacactcattctccccttcacagctacactcattctccccaccacagctacactcattctcccctccacagctacactcattctcccctccacagctacactcattctcccctccacagctacactcattctcccctccacagctacactcattctccccaccacagcaacactcatctcccctccacagctacactcattctccccaccacagctacactcattctccccaccacagctacactcattctcccctccacagctacactcattctcccctccacagctacactcattctccccaccacagctacactcattctcccctccacagctacactcattctcccctccacagctacactcattctaccctccacagctacactcattctccccaccacagctacactcattctcccctccacagctacactcattctcctctccacagctacactcattctcccctccacagctacactcattctcccctccacagctacactcattctcccctccacagctacactcattctccccaccacagctacactcattctcccctccacagctacactcattctcccctccacagcgacactcattctccccaccacagctacactcattctccgcacagctacactcattctccacaccacagctacactcattctcccctccacagctacactcattctccccaccacagttacactcattctccccaccacagctacactcattctcccctccacagctacactcattcacccctccacagctacactcattctccccaccacagctacactcattctcccctccacagctacactcattctccccacagctacactcattctccccaccacagctacactcattctcccctccacagctacactcattctcccctccacagctacagtcattctcccctccacagctacacgcattctcccctccacagctacactcatctcccctccacagctacacgcattctccccaccacagttacactcattctccccaccacagctatactcattctcccctccacagctacactcattctccccaccacagttacactcattctcccctccacagctacactcattctccccaccacagctacaatcattctcccctccacagctacactcattctccacaccaCAGCGACACTcgttctccccaccacagctacactcattctccacaccacagctacactcattctcccctccacagctacactcattctccccaccacagttacactcattctcccctccacagctccactcattctcccctccacagctacactcattctccccaccacagctacactcattctcccctccacagctacactcattctccccaccacagctacactcattctccacaccacagctacactcattctcccctccacagctacactcattctccccaccacagttacactcattctcccctccacagctacccTCGTTCTCCGCACATCGCTTCATTCCCGTCTCACACCCATTCAATTAACTCCCAGCCCTCACTCAAATAACCATCCTTCACATGACCCCCTCAGTGCCTTTCCTTTTCATtccccccccccttctctctcactcctccctcctccgtcccatccccttcccctcccgtcctcctccctttcccctcccatccccctaccTCCCCACTCGCcccttccttctccctccccttccctcccccctgcctccccctccccctcaccctcagtctcctcaccctccctctccccttcaccccgctatctcccattcactctccttctccccctcatctcaccctcaccctccctccctcatcaccctgcgctctccccctcaccccttcaTCGCCCCattacctccctctctccccctccttcaccccttccTTCCTCCCAATTCCCTCTGTCCTTcatgtctccctcccctcccatcccttttccccccaccccgcttCCCCTCCAACTTCCTTCCCCCCCTTGCTttgctctctccttcatccctcttctgtccttccccccctcctctctctccagcacctcTCTGCCCCTCAACCCACATCTCCCCTCagctccttcccctcccttccctttcCCAACCCAGTGTACCTGGCTCGCTTTCCACTGGGGCCCCCTCTCCAGAATGGGGACGGTTGCCCTCTCCCTGTGGGGTCTGCTCGGTGATGAGGAACTCCTCGGGGGGCCAGCGCAGctccccactctccacctcactgacGTCAGTCGGTTCCACCACAATGGACGGCAAACGGTCCTTGAGTTTGCACTGACCCTCGTAGGAATCGCAGGGGTCGGGAAAGATCTAGGAGCGGGTGGGAGAGCGGGATAGGGAGAGATGGTGCAcgagaggagggtgggggggtggggagtaggagagagagatggatagagagtagGGAATAGAGagaggatggtgagagagatggaggataaaggaagagaatgaaagagagagagatggaggagttggggagagagaggagagaaactcATTAGTGAAAATCATTTGCCAGTTCCACGTCCATTCTCCATGTTtgtttagatgagatgttaaacccggGTTTATTGGATCTGGGGTGGCTCCATGGATAACTCTCCTACCCCTGAGCAGGAAAGCCCCAGGTTCAGGGCCCACTCCAGGACTTATTGGCTGTGGTGCAGTCAACCAGTGGGTATAGGTGCTGGTTCCACCACCAGGGTGTCAATAGGAAGATGACGAAGCAGCTTTGTGCCAACGCATGTAACATGGGGAAAACGTGGAAGAGAAAGCAACTAGCTAAATGCAGATTTATACTGGCAGATTTATACTCACATCAATACCCTGCCTCACCCCAGCTCGGGTGCCACATGCCCCCACTTcatccaccccgcccccccccccgaacAACTTTCTCAATTCCCCTAATGCCTCCCCCCGGTTATCACAAGAACCTCCGGGCTGGATTATCCAGAGCGCAATGAGACAGGAGGGAACAagtgagctgcagctggagaagtGGGGAAGGGTTTTTGCTCAGGGAGGTAACGTGGACATGTTCAATGGTCAAACAGTCAAAGAAGAAGGCAGAGAGTTTTACAGGGGAGTTATTTGCTGGAAGGAAGCCAGTCCTGCCCAGCTCTCCATGCCAACATCCATTCTCCACAGGAACTGTCCAAAGGGAGTGAGCAGAGCATCAGATAACAGCAATAACGTGTGAAAATTGAAGGGCTGTCTGTTTATCAGTTCCGGACCGATGTGAAGACAGAACTGTACAGATTGTACCCAGTGCACCGGACTATAAGGAGCAGTCCGGCTGGTTGTTGGTTATCAGAATGCTGAAGTCTGACATGGATCTAGGTTAAACCCTGGATGGAAAAAGCAAGGAGAGGAATTCAATATATTGTCTTGTTGCAGATGTTACCATAGCAACTCTCAATTTTAAACTTTCAGACAACTATGAGACACAACACATGTTCCCTGCTTCATTAAGCAAGAGCAGAGCGGGTTCCCAGTGAGATCTCCCTGCTGAAAGGTGGATAGATTGACCTGGGTATCTTTCTGAGCTTGTGTAGGATGTGTAGTTACACGGGGAGTGTGTGTACACTGTAACTGGATGTGTAGTTACACGGGGAGTGTGTGTACACTGTAACTGGATGTGTAGTTACACGGGGAGTGTGTGTACACTGTAACTGGATGTGTAGttacatggggagtgtgtgtacaCTGTAACTGGATGTGTAGttacatggggagtgtgtgtacaCTGTAACTGGATGTGTAGttacatggggagtgtgtgtacaCTGTAACTGG
The Carcharodon carcharias isolate sCarCar2 chromosome 37 unlocalized genomic scaffold, sCarCar2.pri SUPER_37_unloc_6, whole genome shotgun sequence genome window above contains:
- the LOC121274752 gene encoding protein LBH-like; this encodes MTDVMINSCKPSAEEVGLKHDENRLPFQIFPDPCDSYEGQCKLKDRLPSIVVEPTDVSEVESGELRWPPEEFLITEQTPQGEGNRPHSGEGAPVESEPALPEDQKEQGNTEPGHSLPSGN